DNA sequence from the Brachybacterium sp. P6-10-X1 genome:
TCGATCTGGTGCACGAACGCGGCGCGCCCCCGACGGGCGCGCCCGCGACGGACCTGGTCCTGACGGCTGCGGCCCCGCCCGGCGCCGGACGCGCCCGCATCGGCCTGCCCACCCAGTTCGTGCCTCGCGGATCGACCGCGAAGGTCGCGGCCTCCGAGTAGCCTGCCCACCATGAGCGACCTCAGCACGCCGATCGGCGAGATCCCCGGCGTCGGCCGACCGGCGGCGCGAGCCCTCGCGGGGCAGGGGCTGACCACCCTCGGCTCCCTCGCCGGGGCGGACTGGGGCCTGCTGGCCTCTCTGCACGGCGTCGGCCCCGCCGCCGGGCGTCGGCTGCAGGCGGCCCTCGCCGAGCACGGCGAGACCCTGGCGCACCCGCCCGCTCCGCAGGGCCGCTCGGCCACGGTCACCCGCGGGAACACGGGGAAGAACGCCGCGG
Encoded proteins:
- a CDS encoding helix-hairpin-helix domain-containing protein, which gives rise to MSDLSTPIGEIPGVGRPAARALAGQGLTTLGSLAGADWGLLASLHGVGPAAGRRLQAALAEHGETLAHPPAPQGRSATVTRGNTGKNAADLRTHATAVDPAEHVAGLGARRAREGHVLLELFGEATGAPATMWAHHDRLRTDPLRVCERP